Proteins encoded within one genomic window of Ranitomeya variabilis isolate aRanVar5 chromosome 4, aRanVar5.hap1, whole genome shotgun sequence:
- the LOC143764948 gene encoding lectin-like isoform X2 produces the protein MSRMLSLSLLLPLLFLQGSLGFLFGKPQDSRSSGINLPFLNIGFGSSHEHHSHHGEQSESSVSDDLNPKFFCQGPCKDGWVSYKGYCHMYVARELSWKDAEKHCQSMFSRAHLTSIMNEEHNQFLMALARSQGYRGDQLWTGGSTGKGTNSWADGSSFNFLKFPEGNLLGFFGVNKCLSLSFGGSKFWDQLNCVQKLHFICIYKPSQL, from the exons ATGTCCAGAATGCTGTCTTTATCACTGTTACTTCCTTTGCTGTTTCTTCAAGGTTCTCTAG GGTTTCTATTTGGGAAACCTCAAGACTCAAGATCCTCTGGAATCAATCTTCCATTCCTAAACATTGGGTTTGGCTCTTCACATGAGCACCATAGCCACCATGGAGAACAAAGTGAATCATCAGTGTCAGATGACCTTAACCCAaagtttttctgccaagggccttgTAAAGATGGCTGGGTCTCCTATAAAGGTTATTGTCATATGTATGTGGCTCGGGAACTTAGCTGGAAGGATGCCGAG AAACATTGCCAATCTATGTTTAGTCGTGCCCATCTTACAAGTATAATGAATGAGGAGCACAATCAATTCCTCATGGCTCTGGCCCGTTCACAAGGATATCGTGGTGACCAACTCTGGACCGGTGGCAGCACGGGAAAG GGAACAAATTCTTGGGCTGATGGATCATCATTCAACTTTCTGAAGTTTCCCGAAGGCAATCTGTTGGGATTTTTTGGTGTCAATAAGTGCTTGAGCCTGTCGTTTGGAG GTTCAAAGTTCTGGGATCAACTAAACTGTGTGCAGAAGCTCCATTTTATCTGCATCTACAAGCCAAGTCAGCTGTGA
- the LOC143764948 gene encoding lectin-like isoform X1, whose amino-acid sequence MITSGNPSGLKMSRMLSLSLLLPLLFLQGSLGFLFGKPQDSRSSGINLPFLNIGFGSSHEHHSHHGEQSESSVSDDLNPKFFCQGPCKDGWVSYKGYCHMYVARELSWKDAEKHCQSMFSRAHLTSIMNEEHNQFLMALARSQGYRGDQLWTGGSTGKGTNSWADGSSFNFLKFPEGNLLGFFGVNKCLSLSFGGSKFWDQLNCVQKLHFICIYKPSQL is encoded by the exons ATGATAACTTCAGGGAACCCTTCTG GACTAAAGATGTCCAGAATGCTGTCTTTATCACTGTTACTTCCTTTGCTGTTTCTTCAAGGTTCTCTAG GGTTTCTATTTGGGAAACCTCAAGACTCAAGATCCTCTGGAATCAATCTTCCATTCCTAAACATTGGGTTTGGCTCTTCACATGAGCACCATAGCCACCATGGAGAACAAAGTGAATCATCAGTGTCAGATGACCTTAACCCAaagtttttctgccaagggccttgTAAAGATGGCTGGGTCTCCTATAAAGGTTATTGTCATATGTATGTGGCTCGGGAACTTAGCTGGAAGGATGCCGAG AAACATTGCCAATCTATGTTTAGTCGTGCCCATCTTACAAGTATAATGAATGAGGAGCACAATCAATTCCTCATGGCTCTGGCCCGTTCACAAGGATATCGTGGTGACCAACTCTGGACCGGTGGCAGCACGGGAAAG GGAACAAATTCTTGGGCTGATGGATCATCATTCAACTTTCTGAAGTTTCCCGAAGGCAATCTGTTGGGATTTTTTGGTGTCAATAAGTGCTTGAGCCTGTCGTTTGGAG GTTCAAAGTTCTGGGATCAACTAAACTGTGTGCAGAAGCTCCATTTTATCTGCATCTACAAGCCAAGTCAGCTGTGA